TCGCTTAAACTTACGATCACTTAGATAAATATATTCTAAACCTAATTCAATATCAGTTGGTTCAAAGCCGTTAATGTACAACCCGTATGTTTCATCACCCACGACATTGCGATTCGCAGGGATATCCGAAACTAATAGTGGCAGACCCAACGTCAGAGATTCTAGCAACACCATCGGTTGTCCTTCATAAAATGAAGGTAGTACGAAAACATCGTTTTCTGATACAAATCGAAACGGATTATCTAAATGTCCCAAGACAAAAATATGCTCTGTCATCTTTGTCTCTTTAACCGCAGCAATTAATTCCTCTTCCAAAGGACCTTTACCTAAGATATAAAGTCTTGTCTTAGGATGTTTCTGATTAAACAAAGCAAATCCTTTAATTAAGGCAACCTGATTCTTTTCAGGCGATAAACGTCCCATATTAATAAAATTACAATAGTCTGGATCCAATGGTTCTACACGACTACCCGCTAGGTCGTATTTAGGTAATTGATACGCCTGCTTTTCCAATGCAACTTGTTGAGCAGCTTTTTCTTTTAAAGCTTGAAGAGATTGTTCTGCAGTCAATATATCTAAATGCTTTTCTTCAATATAAGCCATTGATGAATCCCTGAGTGTTACACCAATAAAGTTACCTTTTGATGTTTTTACTCGTTCAACTGTCTCTAAAACTTCTCCCAAATATTGATTAACAAGTGTTGACTCAAGCAGCTGACTGTTCGTCACACCATCTGGTAATTGCCAAATTGGTAATTCAGTTACACTCTCTTTATTTTTCACGTAGTATTGGAATGGTTCAACATGTTGACTCGCACTAATTTCCAGTTGTTTAGCCAAACGATTCGCTCGCGTGCGATAATACAACCATAATGGGCTAAATCTAGATAATTTATGAATACGTGTTAATGAACTATAAGCCAACCAACCTAATTCTTGCCCTAAATGACTAACCAGTACATAGTCACCTTTTGACGTTTTGGCTAGTTTTGAGAACATCAAATAGGTTCCTTTAAAATCCCTAGCATATGCTACTTTCGTATTTTCACTAGGTCCCTCTTGATTTCCTTTCCAAATAGGATTATCTAGTTTTCTTGCTACGGTTCCTAAACCGACATAGTCACTAATGTTTTCTACAACTAGGGTTAATGACTCAGATAAATAATCACTCGCAATCCATCCTAAAGGCAAATCATTTAGCAGTACTTTATCATAAGATTGATTGTTTTCTTGTAACGTGGCGATACTAGTGATTTTATCAGTTGAATTAACAATGATAGTTTGTCCCTGATGATTCTTTAGTTTTTCTAAATTATCAAAGAAAACTACTTCACCACTATTTTTCAACTCTTTTGGTTGCTCTTTGACTATTAGTTTTTCAACTTGCTTGCTATCTTCTACGATTTCTTGAGCATGCTCACCTAGAATAGCTTGAATATTAATCGTATTTACCGCATAAGTCATCTGTTCTGGTTTAACAAACTCTGACAATTTCTCTTGATTAACTGCCATAGTCATTGGACTTACACTAATGATTTTGTCAAATTTATAGTAATTCTCAAAAAGACTTCTTAATCCACGATACATCGGCATTTCGCCATTCACTTCACGATGCGCATCAGCATATAAATCATTATGAGCAAAAACTAAATAACGATTAGCTTGTGCACCTAAAATGTTTTTTGCCCAAAAAAGACTATAGCCACTGAAATCAATAGCCGCATCAAACGTTAAATTCCCCAATAAGCGGTTAACATCACGACGGTAAGCACGCTCTGGATAAATGACTGGTTCATCTGAATCAAAGTCACGATGGATTAAACGACGATTATCTTCGGCTTCTTCGACACTCCAAATCGAAGCCCCTGTTCGATATAGACAACGAACATTTGAATTAAGGCGATCAAAATTATAGCGAACCTCTTTCAATTTTGGTTCATCCGCCAAAACAGTCACATCATATTGCTCATAGTTAATATTATCCATCAAATTTAAGAAACTTGTTGTGATACCGTTTTTACGCATCCCGCCTGGATAAATCAAGAGTTTTTTCTTGTCTGTTTTTAGTGATAACTGTTTAACATCAGAACGTTCTTTGCCATTAAACATAATATCGAGATAATCTTCGGTCACTTGACCGTTATCATAGGCTACCATTCTTTCTTTCATTGAGCGATAGTTAGCTTGGTATGGCGCAATGGCTTGCTCCACGTCACTCAATAAATCAATTAAATTGGTCATACTTTCAGCCGTAGGACCTGGTAAAGTATCAAGTTCCAAGTACATGCCACGTTCCGCTAAATATACTTCTTTATCCCAAACGTAGAAAATAATTGGCTTATCTGTCACTAGAAAATCAAAGAAAATACTTGAATAATCTGTGACTAACACATCTACTAAGCTTAATAACTCATTCGCATCTAAGTAATCAGAGATTAAGTGTCCTGCTAAACGTTCATCATCTTTTAAATGTTTGTACGCAAACGGATGGGCCTTGATTAAAATATTATACTCATTTGAGAATTTCACGGTTAATTGTTCTACTTCTTGAACCGTTTGTTCGATTGTATTTTGAGCATTCCCCACTGCCTTACCACGCCAAGTTGGCGTATATAATAAAGTCTTCTTCGTTTCATCTAATACAATACCAAACGTCGATAACTTAGCTTGTAGTTCAGATTTAGGAGCGTTTAACGTTAAGTCGATTCGTGGATAACCATGTTCAATGATAGTCCCTTCATAGACATCATTTAACTTATACGCACGTTTAAAAATATCCGTTGTATGGGCATTGGGTGATAACAGATAATCTGTCATCAAGAAATTACGCATGACATTTTGCGCTCCGTAAATAGCACCTGGCATATCAAAGCCCATTAATTTTAGCGGCGTTCCATGCCATGTGTTGATATACACTTGATTTGGTCGTTTCACAAAAAACGTTTGGAACGTCGAGTTGGTGATAACATATTTTGACGTTAACATCGCATCCACATACTCAAGCGTGTCACGTTCAACTACCGTTATACGTTGACGATAAGCTTCTGGGACATTTAATAATGCTTCTTCGTGATCTTTTTTCAACACCCAAATATGCTTCAAGTGTTGATAGTTCTCATCTGCCACTAATTTCAAGAAAATAGCGTATGGCGAATCAGTGATAGATGCTCCGTCACGGGTTTCATATAGTACCGCATTCTCATCAATTACAGCTGTTTCATAATATGTCCCATAATGTTCACGTATTAAGTGGTACATGCTCTTTTGTTTTTTCTTTTTCTTGCTGCTAAATAGTTGTATCATGTTCTAACTTCCTTAATTCTATTTTTTAACATCACAATAGTCACACCAAAAATGGTATTAAAACTCTAAAAAAGTGAAGATTTTACTCTTCACTTTTTTATTAAGTATGTCATTTTTTAAGTTGATCAGCAAACCAGTACCTAATCAATGATTATTTTTCATTTCATGTGCTACTAATTTTTCTAACCCTTGTTTAATATTAAATTTAGGTTCATACCCTAGTTGCTTCAATTTATCAATTGAAGCGTAAGAATCTTTAATGTCGCCTTTTCTAGCTTCTTGATAAATAACATCTAACTTTACATTTAAAATTTCATTTAATGTACTAATCACGGTATTCAAATTAGTATTAATTGCTGTTCCAACATTATAAACTTCACCAATTGTTTCTTCAGACTCCGCGACTAATAGTAAAGCATCTAAGACATCTTCAACAAATACGAAATCTCTAGTTTGTTCCCCATCACCGAATAACGTAAACATTACTTTTTCTCCATTTTTGGTTTTAATCACTCTGTCTAATAAAATAGAGATAACGCCTGAATAAGGTGAGCTAGGATTTTGATTAGGTCCATATACATTAAAGAATCTAGTAGCCGATGTCTTAATACCAAATAATTTTTCAGCATTTAATAATGTACGTTCTGCTGCATATTTATCCACAGCATATGGTGTTAGTGGATTAATGATTGAATTTTCAGTTTTCGGTAAGACGGGATCATCACCATAAACTGCCGCTGATGAAGCAAATACAATTCTGTTAATAGTTGGTTGATATACTCTAACTAATTCTAATAAATTTAGTGCACTACTATAATTCACTTCATGTGTTTCAACCGGACGTTCAACTGAATCAGCAACACTTGCTACTGCTGCCAAGTGAAAAATATAGTCAAATTTATTAGAAGAAATCAATCCTTTCATTAACGATTGATCCGTCACTGAACCTTCAATGAATGTCAAATTAGCTGATGCTACTAAATTTTCTTTTTTACCCATTGATAAGTCATCAATTACTGTGACTTCATGTCCCTTTTTCAGCAATTTATTGCTTAGGTTAGAGCCTATAAATCCTGCCCCTCCCGTGACTAAATAATGCATTTTACCGCCTCAATTCTTTATTTTTTATAACTAAATTCCCTACACTTGTTTTTATATTTATCTAACTTTGAACGTAAAAAATTGCTAGATAATTAAGATAATAATTCATAAAAACTTGCAATTGCTTCTTGATTGTACTGTTCATAGTCAAATGTTTTAAATACTTTTTGATTTAAATAAATACGTTCTAATCCATTCTCAATATCTTCGGGTTCAAATCCGTTAATATATAAACCATACTCTTCCTCACCAACTATATTACGGTTGGCAGGAATATCCGTTGTTATCAGTGGCACGCCTAACGTCATCGCTTCAAGCAACACCATTGGCTGGCCTTCATAAAACGATGTCAGAGTGAAGACATCATTTAGTTTTACAAACTCAAATGGTTTATCCAAGTGGCCTAGTAAAAAGACTTTTGACTCCATATTTAATTCTTTTACTAAATCAATTAGCTCTGAAGCTAATTGTCCTTGACCTAACAAATATAAACGTGATTTTGGATATTTTTCATTAAATAGGGCAAAACCTTTAATTAGCGATGCTTGGTTTTTTTCTGGAGATAAACGTCCCATAGTCACGATATTATAATAATCTGAATCTATACCGTCAACCTCACTTCCAACTAAATCAACTTCTGGAAGACCAATAGTTTCATTCAGCTCTTCTTTTTCATTTAAAGATGTTTGCTGCTTGGCTTCTATTAGTTGTAGAGCTTTCTCTTCAGGCATGATGGTTAGGTAAGTTTCTTCAACATAACCTATTTTTTCTCCATCAAGTTTTAACCCTACAAAACTGCCTTTATTCGTTGTAATGCGCTCATATGCTTCTAATACTTCACCCTCGTATTGAGCTACTGATTCTGTTATCAACTTACTGTTTGTTACACCATTTGGTAAATTCCATAAGGTTAAGTTGGCATCAGACGTGTTCAACATAACATATATCTGTAAATCCTCGATTTTTTTACTAAAACCAATTCCTAAACGTTTGTCTAGCTCCTTACTTTTCTTATTGAAATAAGCCCATAACGGTGACCATCTAGAAAGTTCATGAATACGAGTTAACGGCCTAATCGAAGTCCAACCTATTTCTTGTCCTAAATAACTTGCTAAATAATAACGACCATTTGAAGTTTTAGCTACTTTGGAAAGTGTCAAGTAGGTCCCTTTAAAATCTCTTAAATAAGCAACTTTTTCATCTTGTCCTTTGTTTTGGCGAACGTTTTTCCAAAGTGAATAATTTAAATTGCGAGTAACTGTTCCGATAGCTCGGTAATCTTCAATGGATTCAATAAATATCGGTGTTTCATTAATCAACTCTTCGCTGGCTAACCAACCTAGAGCTAAACCGTCGACAATTACCTTATCATACGTTATATCTTGATGCGTGAAGGTTGCTATACTAGTAACATTAGCATCAAGATCAAAATATCTTATTTCACCTTGTTGTTGTTTTAAGCATTCAAAATTTTTATAGAAAACCAATTCGCCGCCATTTTTTAGTGACTTTTGCTTATTTTTCACAATTATTTTTGCCGAATCTTCGCTCTCATAAACATCTGCTGTTTCTTCAGGTGTTTGACCTAAAATTGCTTGAATATTAATAGTATTCACTGCATAGGTCATTTGATCATTTCTGATATACTCGTTCAATTTCTCACGGTTAACTTCCATCGACATCGGGCTAACATTAATCATTTTATCAAATTTATAATAATAATCGAAAAGATTACGTAAACCACGATACATTGGCATCTTACCGTTCACTTCACGGTGAGCATCTGCATAAATATCACTATGTAAGAAAATTAAATAACGATCAGCTTGAGCACCTAAAATATTTTTTGCCCAAAAAAGACTGTAACCACTGAAGTCTATGGCTGTATCAAACGTTAAGTTCCCCAACAAACGATTAACATCACGACGGTAAGCACGCTCTGGATAAACGACTTTTTCATCAGAATCAAATTCCCTATGAATTAAACGACGATTGTCTTCGGCTTCTTCCACACTCCAGATCGAAGACCCAGTTCGATAAAGACAACGTACGTGCTTGTTTAAACGACCATAGTTAAAACGAACTTCAGCCCCTTTTGGCTCATCTGCCAAGACGGTCACATCATATTGCTCATAGTTAATATTATCCATCAAATTTAAGAAACTTGTTGTGATACCGTTTTTACGCATCCCGCCTGGATAAATCAAGAGTTTTTTCTTGTCTGTTTTTAATGATAACTGTTTAACATCCAAGCGCTCTTTGTCGTTGAACATGATATCAAGATAGTCTTCAGTCACTTGTCCATTATCATAATTGACCATTTTTTCTTTCATCAAGCGGTAGTTAGCTTGGTATGGCGCAACTGACTGTTCAACATCTACCAGTAATTCAAGAAGGTCTGTAAGACTTTCAGCCGTAGGTCCTGGTAGAGTTTCAAGTTCCAAGTACATGCCACGTTCCGCTGAATATACTTCTTTATCCCAGACATAGAAAATGATTGGCTTATCTGTCACTAGAAAATCAAAGAAAATACTTGAATAGTCTGTGACTAATACGTCAACTATGCTTAGTAACTCATTCGCATCTAAGTAATCTGAAATCAAACGCCCCGCTAAACGTTCGTCATCTTTCAAATGTTTGTACGCAAACGGATGAGCCTTGATTAAAATATTATACTCATTTGAGAATTTCACGGTTAATTGTTCTACTTCTTGAACCGTTTGTTCAATGGTATTTTGGGCATTTCCCACCGCCTTACCACGCCAAGTTGGCGTATATAGTAAGGTCTTTTTCGTTTCATCTAGTACAATACCAAACGTTGATAGCTTAGCTTGTAGTTCAGATTTAGGAGCGTTTAACGTTAAGTCGATTCGTGGATAACCGTGCTCAATGATCGTCCCTTCATAGACATCATTTAACTTGTACGCACGTTTAAAAATATCCGTTGTATGGGCATTAGGAGATAACAGATAATCTGTCATCAAGAAATTACGCATGACATTTTGCGCATTATAAATAGCCCCCGGTATATCAAAGCCCATTAATTTAAGCGGTGTTCCATGCCACGTATTGATATAAATTTGGTCCGGTCGTTTTACGAAAAAAGTTTGGAACGTCGAGTTGGTGATAACATATTTTGACGTTAACATCGCATCTACATACTCAAGCGTATCACGTTGAACTACCGTTATACGTTGACGATATTCTTCCGGAACATTTAATAACGCTTCTTCGTGATCTTTTTTCAACACCCAAATATGCTTTAAATGATGATAGTTATCGTCTGACACTAATTTCAAGAAAATAGCGTATGGAGAATCGGTGATAGATGCTCCGTCACGGGTTTCATATAACACCGCATTTTCGTCAATCACAGCGGTGTCATAATGCGCCCCATAATGTTCACGCATTAAGTGGTACATGCTTTTTTGTTTTTTCTTTTTCCTACGGCTAAATAAATTTATCATTATTTCCTTATACCTCAATCTAACTTATTTGAACTTATAAACTACCTAGTTTAATCTTCCTTCAACCCTAATCTTCTTTTAATATCGGTCGTCGAAACATTTTCTGTTCTTGGTAAATAAATCACTTCACATTGATTTTTCAAGAAGTCAAACTTACCTTCCCATGTATCACCCATCACAAATACATCGATATCATATTTTTCGATATCTGTCGCTTTTTGTTCCCAGTTTTCTTCTGGGTGAACCTCATCCACATATTTCAATGCTTCTAATACTAATTTACGATCTTCATACGTGTAGTAATTATCTTTACCTTTAACATCTTGGTTGAATTCATCAGTCGATAACATCACGACTAATTCATCCCCTAAAGCTTTGGCTCTTTTTAATAAGTTGATATGACCTTTATGTAAAATATCATATGTTCCATATGTAATAACGCGTTTTGTCATGTTAGTTCCCCCTATTATTCTGCTTTTTCTTTAAAGTCAGTTTTAATTTTAGTGGTTGAAATACCTTCTGTACGTGGTAAATAAATTACTTCGCAGTAATCTTTTAAAAAATCAAATTTACCTTCCCAGTCGTGTCCCATGACAAAAATATCGATTTCATTGTCTACTACATCTGCAATTTTTTGTTCCCAATCATTTTCAGGTAAGACAGCATCCACATATTTAACTGCTTCTAAAATATACTTACGATCTTCAAACGGCATGAAAGAAGTTTTACCTTTAATAGCATTGAACTCATCTGAAGAAATCACAACTGTTAAATGATCTCCCATTTCTTTTGCGCGACGTAAGATGTTGATGTGGCCCTTGTGTAATAAATCAAACGTTCCGTATGTAATGACTTTTTTCATTTTCTTCCCTCTTTATTATTTAATTATTTTATTGATTAATTTCTTAATCAACGAATCTTCTAGACTCATTATTATTTTAAGTTGTTTTTTCCTATTTAAAGATACCATATTTTTAGGCGCTTTTGGTAAATTATTAATTGTTTTAATCAGTTTTACTGCATATTCTGACACAATAAACTCATTAGATAACAATCGTTTATTTACATCATAGTTTAATTGAGATAAGGGGTCATTCAAAAATAATTTTATCTTTTCAGAGTCGTCATCTTCATTAGACAACCAATAAATCCCCTCAAACGCTTTATAAATATTAAAGATTTCACCATCTAAGCCTTTAGTTAAAATAACTTTTTTACCTTTAGCAATCGCTTCGGCTATTGAATAGCCTAATGTTTCATAATCAGCGGTTGACACGTATACATAGTCTTCTGGCATTTTTTCATTTACTAGAACATTGCTTAATTTGCTGTCCACTATCATATTACGGTACATTTTCTCATCTGGTCCATAACCGTTCAAATATAATGTATAATCTGGTCCTAATATTTCAGCCAGCTTAATAGCTTTTGAAAGTTTCTTTTGACGCTCATCGAATCTTGAATAGCTCAATAAATGGTTGGTAACTGGTGAAGGAGATTCCTCAAATAAGTCAAAAACATGTCGCAAGCTAACATTAAAAACAAAGACATTGTTTAGTTGATAGGTTTCTTTAAATTTATCGGCAATAGTTTGGGTTGCTAATCGGTAACTATCAATATAGTCGGGACACAACGCGTCACGATCACTTGGTAAATACGCAAGAGGCGCATGAATTTCCCCGACAATAAAGGCTTGTGGATTTTGCTGTTTAATTACTTGAGCGACTTTAAAATAGCTCTCTCTAGTAATCACAAATATATCATAATCTTGCGTGTCTAATAATTTTTCAACTGCTTCTACTTCGATTGCTTTATCAATCCAGCCATGTTCTGCCTTAAAGCTACTATCTTCGATTTTCTTACGATTAATGACATTAAAAAACGTAACCGAATGACCAGCTGTTAAGAATTCATTGGCTAAATTAATATTACTGCGGGTCGTTCCACCTGGCATATAGATATTGGAACTGATAATACCAATTTTCTTATTATTCAAAGACATTCTCCCACTCTCGTTTAGATTGCTCATCGCTACCATCGAAATTAAACGGCTCAAAATCTGGACGTGCATTCAGATATTGCGTAACCCCTGCATTAATTCCCTCTTGCGTATTTGGAACAATTATCGCATTTTGTTCAGTTAAGCGCTCAACTGTCGCCGGAATATCAACTGTAATAACATCCGTTTCTAAAGCCAACGCTTCGTACAACACTAACCCTAAACCTTCATATAATGAGGTCAAGACAAAACAATCTGCTGCTTTTAACAATGGGTATGGGTTATCCATTCTACCCAAAATAGTAATGGCATCTTTTGCAGGTGATGCTTCAACTTGTGTCATAATAGCTTCTTTTAGCGGACCGTGTGGGGCTACTAAAATTAAGCGAGTCATTGGATTTTGTTGATAATTTTCTTCAAACGCTCTAATTAAGCGGTCCTGACTTTTTTCTTTAGCATAACGGCCAATATGAATGAAATGCGTCAGTTCTGGATTGGCTAAGTCGTCTAATAATTTAGCTTTAATTCTTTCTTCTGATAACTGTTGTTCTTCTTCCATTTGAACTAACGGATAATCAACCGAAACCTCAACTAAAGTCTCCGACAGATTTGCTAGCGCAAGCTCTCGAATCTTCTTAACATTCAAGAAATTATTTACGACTTTAATTGCGTTAGCTCGTTCAGGTAGACGTTTCACTACTTCTTCCCCAATTTGACGGTTCACAGGAATAATCGCATCGACTGTCTGATAAACATCGGTCATAATTTTCATACTGAAACTTTGCTTCAATTTATACTCTTCATACATATCCGTATGCATGAAACTTCCTGTTTTACAAGGTAAGTCTGATATAAGTAATTGCGCTATTTCACGTTCAAAACCAGTGTATGAAATCATCCAATCAATCGGTAAATCACCAAATAAACGGCGATATTCACGATGATAGATTTTTTTCATTACTTGCTGTTTCTTAGGCTTATCAACGTCTTCTTTTTTCAGATATAGTAGACGCAACATCTTTTCTCTTGTATTGCCTTGAGGTATTCCTGAAATTGGATAATACTGAACTGACTCAGGAAACAGACTTAATTTAGGCAAATGTTCTGCCTTCATTAAATTTTTGTAGAAATACAATACGTAGTTACGTTTGTCCGCATCAATATTATCAAACATATTAAGTAGCGCCGTCGTAATCCCATTGTCCCATAAACCACCTACCATCAAGAAAACTGTTTCTTTGCCGTTGTGGCAACTTGAGACGGTAATCGAATCACTACTTTTATCTTCAAACATATGTTGAACAATTTGTTTAGTCCCATTGGCTTGATCGACTGGGCAGAATTCTGCCAAAAACTCACTATAATCATTAGCTGATAGTGGTTGATTGATGACTAAGTTAGTTAATTCTTCAATAGTGCTCGCTTCTTCAAATGGAAATTCATCCACTTGACGATAAACACCTCGAGTTGAAAAATACTCTTCTTTATCATAGGTGTATAACAGTATTCTTTTTTGCGTATTGGCAAAGTCAAACATAATAGATGAATAGTCGGTAATTAAGATATCGACTTGGCTAAGAAAATCATAAAGTTCCCAAGTTTTATCATAGAAAGTAATATTAGGAAAATCCTCTTCCTTAATGAATTGCATCTGGAATGGATGGAATTTAACCACTAATTCTTGATTAGCTCTTAAATGCGCACTTAAGTACTCTAAATCACTCACCATTTTGTCAAGTTCATCGGTTTGATTCCCTAGAGTTCCACGCCATGTTGGCATATAAAAAATTAATTCTTTGTCATTACTTTGCTTACCCGCAGCAAACAACAAACTGTTACGTGGTGAAGGCCCTACTACTAACTGACCTCCGTAAATATTAGTTAGGCCATAAGCACGTATCATGATTTCTTTCGTATAATCATTTGAAAAATAAAGACGGTCCGCTTGATAAAAATTACGTTGGACATTAGAAACATCTAGTGGACTATCGGTTTCATTTCCCATTTTCTTCAAAGGTGTGCCATGCCAAATAATATAGTATTGTTGTCCAGGGCGTTTGTTAAAGAAATCCCAGAAAGTTGTATCATTAACAATATATTTAGCTGTCGCCAAGTAACGCATATATTGTTTCGATCTAAATTTGACAACTGTCACATTAGGTAATTGGTATTTTTCATTCAGTTTTTCGAATTTACTAGGCTCTCTTAATGACAAAACTACCCGTAAATTTTGATGATTGTTCGATAGTTCTTGAACAATAGCAAAAATATGTCCTGTAAATTCGCTCCCTTGCGTACTCTCAACAAAAACGAGATTTTCTTCTATCGGTAACTTTTCGCTATAATTGATATAATGAATCGCTTCCCTATCTAATATATTTTGTTTAAAGGCACGCGCTACTTTTTTTATCATACAGTACTCCTTCAATTC
This is a stretch of genomic DNA from Vagococcus zengguangii. It encodes these proteins:
- a CDS encoding CDP-glycerol glycerophosphotransferase family protein; translation: MIKKVARAFKQNILDREAIHYINYSEKLPIEENLVFVESTQGSEFTGHIFAIVQELSNNHQNLRVVLSLREPSKFEKLNEKYQLPNVTVVKFRSKQYMRYLATAKYIVNDTTFWDFFNKRPGQQYYIIWHGTPLKKMGNETDSPLDVSNVQRNFYQADRLYFSNDYTKEIMIRAYGLTNIYGGQLVVGPSPRNSLLFAAGKQSNDKELIFYMPTWRGTLGNQTDELDKMVSDLEYLSAHLRANQELVVKFHPFQMQFIKEEDFPNITFYDKTWELYDFLSQVDILITDYSSIMFDFANTQKRILLYTYDKEEYFSTRGVYRQVDEFPFEEASTIEELTNLVINQPLSANDYSEFLAEFCPVDQANGTKQIVQHMFEDKSSDSITVSSCHNGKETVFLMVGGLWDNGITTALLNMFDNIDADKRNYVLYFYKNLMKAEHLPKLSLFPESVQYYPISGIPQGNTREKMLRLLYLKKEDVDKPKKQQVMKKIYHREYRRLFGDLPIDWMISYTGFEREIAQLLISDLPCKTGSFMHTDMYEEYKLKQSFSMKIMTDVYQTVDAIIPVNRQIGEEVVKRLPERANAIKVVNNFLNVKKIRELALANLSETLVEVSVDYPLVQMEEEQQLSEERIKAKLLDDLANPELTHFIHIGRYAKEKSQDRLIRAFEENYQQNPMTRLILVAPHGPLKEAIMTQVEASPAKDAITILGRMDNPYPLLKAADCFVLTSLYEGLGLVLYEALALETDVITVDIPATVERLTEQNAIIVPNTQEGINAGVTQYLNARPDFEPFNFDGSDEQSKREWENVFE